CCTAGTGCCAGCCCTGAAGTCCAATTGGCTGATGATGCATGTGAGCGTGATGCTGATTAGCTACTCAGCTCTGATGGTAGGAGCCCTGATGGCGATCGCCTTCTTGGTCGTCACCCGAGGCCAAGCCGTGGAGTTACGGGGTAGCTCCGTTGGGACGGGAGCCTATCGGGATGCCAAGTTTCGCATTCGCCGCTCGGGCAGCAGTCCTGAACCTGAGACGCCCCCTACCTACAACGCTGGTGGTGGAACTACGGCTGTGTTGGAAGCTCCTACCCAAGCGGCCGTCGCCCTTTCTCCTCAGCGCTTGAGTCTAGCGGACACCCTCGACAACATTAGCTATCGCATTATTGGCTTAGGCTTTCCCCTCTTAACCATCGGCATCATTGCCGGAGCCGTCTGGGCAAACGAAGCCTGGGGCTCCTACTGGAGTTGGGATCCCAAGGAAACCTGGGCCCTGATTACCTGGCTGGTGTTTGCCGCCTATCTCCATGCCCGCATTACTCGGGGCTGGCAAGGTCGTCGCCCGGCTATCTTGGCGGCATCTGGCTTCCTCGTCGTGTGGATCTGCTACCTAGGGGTGAACATCCTCGGCAAAGGCCTGCACAGCTACGGCTGGTTCTTTTAGTTCTTTAACGTGATCCCCCTCTCTCCATGGGGCTTAACCCACCCTGGACTATCCTCCACGCCCGCCTGCACCAAACCCTGCGCGATCGCTCCCTGTTGCCGGCGGGCGATCGCTGTCTAGTAGCAGTTTCGGGAGGGCAAGACTCCCTTTGCCTAATTCGCCTGCTGCTGGATCTGCAGCCCAAGTGGGGATGGGAGATAGCCATAGCCCACTGCAACCATGGATGGAGAACCGATGCGGATGAGAATGCTGCCCATGTTCAGGCTTTAGCCCACCAGTGGCAGGTTGCCTACCACGGAGTGGCTACCAGCACCCTAGCGCCCACCGAAGCGGCCGCGCGCACCTGGCGCTATGGCCAACTGACCGCGATCGCCCAGGAGCATCACTATACCCAGGTGGTGACCGGGCATACGGCCAGCGATCGCGCTGAGACATTGCTCTATAACCTGGTGCGGGGGGCCGGCATGGATGGGCTCCAGGCCTTGGCCTGGTGTCGTCCCCTCAGCGATCGCATCCAACTGGTGCGTCCCCTACTAGCTATGACCCGTAAGGACACTGCCCGGTTTTGTCACGAGCAAGATCTACCGATTTGGCAAGACTCCAGCAACAGCGATCTCCACTACGCCCGCAACCGCATCCGCCATACCCTATTGCCGCTGCTCATCGAACAGGTGAATGCCCAAGCCGAAGGTCACCTAGCCCAAACAGCGGAATTGCTGCGCGCTGATGTAGAGTACCTATCTCACCTAGCAGAACAGCTTTGGCAACAGGCTCGGGAGGCACATGAGCAGGGGCGATCGCCTCGACTGAATCGTACGGCACTGCAAGCTTCTCCCCTCGCCCTGCAACGACGGGTCATGCGTCTACACCTGCAGACTCTATCGATCCCAGCTCCCAGCTACCAACAGGTTGAAAAACTAGTGGCGCTGATCCATGCTCCCAACCGTAGCCAAACCGATCCCCTGCCTGGAGGGGCGATCGCCCGTGTTGAACATCCGTGGATTGTGATCACCTCCGATACTCCCCCCTAGCTGCAGGTCTTACGATGCCGCAAGTTCTGCCGATTGGCTGGTAAGTTGCTCAATCATCTGCTGCATTTCCGTAATACCTTGGAGCTGATAGTCGCTGGCCTCTTGGAATTGAGACATGAGATCGCCAATCGACTGAATCGTCTGCCGGAGGCTATCATAGCCATCTTGAGTCGGCTGTAGCAGTTCTTCATAGAGGTAAACCTTACCCCAGAGTTCCGCCACTGCAGCCCGTTGATCGCTCAAGTGAGCTTCCAATTGCCGCACCTCTTCCCGCTGAGCAATTTGATGGCTGGTTTGCTGATCCACCTGAGTCTGAAGCTGTTCTATCTGGCTGTGGATCTGCTGAATCATCGTCTGCACTTGACTCAATTCATCCTGCATCGCCTGACGATGGGCCTCAATTTGATTGAGCACTGGCTTCAGGTCAATTTCTCCTGGCTCACCTTCACCCACTGCATGGCCTTGTCGCCGGGCAAGGATGGACTTGTGCTGCTTGAGAATTGCCTCCCGTTCCCTTAGATTCCGACGCTGCCCTACGAGGGTTTCGTTGAGCATTTCATAACCGTCTTGCTCATCTTTTAACTCGTTTTCAAGCTGCAAGCGATCGAAGTCATTGGCTTCATCAATGCGGCGTTTGATTTCGTCAATTTCTTCCTGCTTGTAGGTCAGTTCTTCTTCTTGGCTATTCACAAACTTGGAATTTTTCTCTAACTCCGACTCCAAGTCTTGGGTAATCCGCTGCAAATCATCCAACGACATCGCCTCTAAGGCCTGTAGATCAATAGATACACCAATGGTGATCGAATCAGATCCATCGGCCAGAAAACACACATTGCGATGCAGATCCGCTTGAGCTTTAATTTGAGCTTCTAGAGCTTTCACATAGTCTTGCTTGAGGCTGAGAGCTTGTTGTTGCAATCGCAACTCCGCCTTGAGATTTTCCAAGCTTTCTTGGGCATCATACCAAGCCTGCCAAGCATCACGGATCGTCTGGGCCTGCTGTTCCAACTCCGACTGCCGCTGCTGAGCTGCGGTGCGACTACCTTCCAAACCCTGCCAGTGATGCTGGAGCGTCTGCTGCTGCCTGTCTAAAATTTCAAACGACTGATGGAGTTGTTCCCGTACAGATTCCGTGGGTGCAACAGCTCCAGAAATCTGATCGAGCAGCGCCCGTAGCGTCGTCGCCTTTTCATCATCTAACGTTGCTGATTGCTGCTGTTCTGCCTGCCGTTCCTCAAAGCGGCGCACTTCCCCATTGAGATGAGCCCATGCCCCTTCTAACTCTTGGCTTTTACGCTCAAACTCCTCGCGCAGGCTTTCAACCTCTTGGCGGGTATCTTCAATTTCCTGGCGCTGTTGGTCAAGCCGTTCAAAATCTTCCTCCATCTGCTGGAGTTGCTCTTGCCGGGCTTCCATTTCCATTTCCCGGCGATTTAGCTCTTGGCTTTGGTACGTCAGCGACTGCTTCCACTGCTCAATCTCTTCTTCTTGGGTCTTGGATTTTTCTTGGAGCTTAGAAAAGTTTTGCAAAATGCTGACAAGCTGGCGGCCCGCTTCAAAATGTCGCCGCACCTGCTTGGCACCGGTTAATTCCACCATGACGATGGCTCCGGCGTTATAGGTTATGTCATCTGGAGCAGGAATGGTTTCATCACAGGCGCTCCAACTTTGCTCAGAACGCTGGCAGGCAATGAGCTTAAACTCTGCCTTACCGCCGCCGCCCATAAAGCCACTTTTCTGTTTCTGTACTTCAGCTAAATACAGCACGCCGATAATCCTCTTCTTTTGTGCCCGATCCCAAGGTTTGAACTGTCTGTCTTTTTGCCAGCGCGATACAGGATAGGTCTTGTATCATCTCTGTCGATGCGTGGAAAAACGCGCAGCCATGCCCCAAATCCTACCCAATCTTTTAGCTAACAGTCTAGCGAATCTTTCGATGGAGATTTCGCAATGCAGACAACGGTTTTACTGTGACCCAATGTATGCGTTTTTGTGCCAACCCGCTCGATTAGGTTGTTCAAGTCTGCCAGGTTGCGTCAAAATGCTCCCCCTTGAACGCATGTCTCTAGTTTCAGGCTTTCCACCCACGATCAGGGAACTCACATTCCCACGTGAATCGTTCACCCTTCGTTGATGCCCCCTCCGTTCACGTCCCCCCATCATGGGCGACAAGGGTATGTGGGTCACAAGGAGCTCCGTTGAGCCTGCTGTGCTCCAGACTCCCTATATCCCCCTCAAGAAAGGACGATAGGACATCTGGTGATCTTCTGCTCAGACAAGAGACACGGGCGATCGCCCCCTCATCAACCCCACTCAATCCATAGATTGCAGCAGATTGCAGCTATAGATTTGAGATCTAAACGTGAACCATGGGCGAGAACAGTCATCCTCAATTATGGCAACGGTGACCTATCAACTGACAGCCCCCGCTCCAGAGGTGACCGATCATCAAGGCAGATATGGACGTAACCGTCCCTTGCAGATATTTCCTTCCCAACGGAGCCACTACACCTAACAACCTGACTACCCCTCAGCTTAACCAGAAATGGAGACAGATCTTAGACAAGATAGCTTTTCTGTTCATGGGTCAGGGTTGTCAGTATAGGATGCTTTTTGAGCGATCGCCACGGATTCACAAGCAGCTTGGCTAGTCCCATTCCCCATCACAACACTAGAAGCCCAGTTGTCTCCGCAGGTGCCCCTTCCTACAGAGCAGCATCCCACACCTTTCCAAAGAAACACAGTCCAAGCTCAGTCTGTCGCTTAAGGAATGCTGCTGCCCTTGAAAACTCACGCCACATCACCCGATACCCTACCCCATTCCAACATCTTGTAACGAACTCCTTGGTGCGATCGCGTCCTTGGGCAGAATACATGAACAATCATGGGTTAACATTCAAGCAGACATCGACGAACCGGCTCAACCCAACACCCTAACCGAAACTCTGAAACCGGCCGTGGGTATACTAACCGAGCACGGGCGATCGCTCCCTATTGTTCCCTGTTCACTTTGTTTCAGGCACGTCACTAGTTGCATGCAAGGCAAGCTAAACGAAATTGACATCCGCAGCATCATGCAACTCATCGAACTGGGTCAGCGAACCGGTGAGTTGTTTGTTGAGGCCTACGGCACAACGGCGTCTGGCACGTCTGAGCCATCTCCTAAAAAGATTTGTGCGCAATCTTGGTTTGTCTTTTTCCAAAATGGTCAAATTATCTACGCTGGGGATAGTGCCGGGCGATCGCGCCTGCGAGACTACCTGCGGCGCTACGACCTCGAACATCTAATCGACACCATCGGCATTTCAGCGATCGCCACCCTGAATGCTCCCGAATATGGCCATGTCTGGGCCCTGCTCGAACGCCAAGCCCTCACCCCCGCCCAAGGACGCAGTATCGTCCAAAGCATGATTCGGGAAACCTTGTTCGATTTGCTCAGCCTGCACCAAGGCTCGTTCACCTTCGAAATTAGCCCGCCGCTCTCACCCCAGCTCACCACCATTGAAGTCAGCTCTATCCTCGCCGACACCATCAAGCAAATCCAAGAATGGAAGCAGTTTAGCCCCCATATTCAATCCCCCGACCAATGCCCAACCATTATCGAGCTTGAGCAACTGCGCACCGCCCTCAAACCCCAAACCCTCCGATTGCTCACCACCTGGGTAGATGGCAAAACCTCGATTCGGCAAATGGCTCGCTACCTCAACCGCGACATTCTCCATGTAGCCCGCGCCATTTATCCCTACGTCAAACGGGGGTTTGTGCAAATCAACCCACCCGTTGCTGGCAAAACAAAGCAGGGAGAGCTATCGCTTCCCGACGATCGGCATGTTCCTCGCATTGTCTGCATTGATGACAGTGCTACGATTCGTAAAGCTGTGGAATTTATCCTGAATCATCAAGGCTACGAAGCAACAGGGATTAGTAATCCTATCAAGGCCCTGAGCTTAGTGTTTCAACTGAAACCCGATTTGATCCTTTGTGACATTGCCATGCCGGAGCTAGATGGTTATGAGATCTGCGCCATGCTGCGCAAGTCAACCGCCTTCCGGCAAACGCCCATCGTCATGCTCACAGGCAAGGATGGCTTCATTGATCGGGTGAAAGCTCGCATCGTCGAGGCCACCGACTACCTCACCAAGCCCTTTGGGGCCAGCGAACTAACCACCATCGTTGAAAAATATGTAGGATTTGGGCAACCCGATCGCCCTGATCCTCAGGAACTGCTAGCGGAAGCTGTGGAAGATGAACTAGACATCGACCTGACTCAGTCGGCCTCCGCACCATCCCGCCCGTAAACTTGCATGATCATTATCAAAATTGCATTATCGTAGTCTTACGAGGTAGCAAACATCATAACTAAAGGAATCCCTCCCTTTAGCATTCGCGGTTAGCCGATAGGGAAACATAATGAGTACAGTTTTGGTGGTGGAAGATAGTGTGACCCAACGAGAAATGATTACTGACCTTCTTAAGGGCAGCGGTCTCAACGTCACCATCGCAAGCGATGGAGTGGAAGCACTCGAACAAATTCAGGGGCATCGTCCGGATCTAGTTGTGCTAGATATTGTCATGCCGCGAATGAATGGGTACGAAGTTTGTCGCCGTCTGAAAGCCGATCCAAAAACACAGGATGTGCCCGTTGTGATGTGCTCATCTAAAGGGGAAGAGTTCGATCGCTACTGGGGCATGAAACAGGGAGCAGATGCATACATTGCCAAACCCTTTCAACCGACCGAGTTGGTTGGCACGGTGAAGCAATTGCTGCGAGGGTAAGTCACGCGAAACATTAGGCAAGTGCAATGATCAGCAACCCAGACTTTTTAACGGGTAGAGGACAAGATCAAGACCAGGTTCCTGAATTCCAGGAGCTGGAAAGCCCCGAAGGTGAGCTTCACCTTAAGTTTTATGTGACATCAGGCGACGAATTTGCCCTTCCCGCCATTGGCATTCGGGAGGTGATTTCCACGTCTCCCGATCGCATTACCCCCATTCCGAACGTTTCTCCCCTACTATTAGGTACCCTCAACGTGCGAGGGCGTGTCATCTGGGTTGCTGACTTAGGTCAGTTTTTGGGTGATTCTGCGCCCCTGAGTACTGACCGCTCAGAAATTCATGTCATTGCAGTTGAAGACCAAGACACTATGCTAGGCTTAGCGGTTGACAAAATCATTGGCATGGATTGGCTAGACATTGACGAAGTACAGATGCCAACCAATGTTCCCGACAGCATGGCCCCCTTCCTGCGAGGGGAATGGATGACGGAGGGGGATAGCAACCGGTTGCTTCGGTTACTCGATCAGATTGCAATTCTGCGATCGGCACGATGGGCAGCATAAACCAGTCGATTATTTGACACTTGCACGGGCAGGAGAAGGCACATGGGATCAGGTACTGATTACGCGCAGGCATATCAACGCGCTGAGCGAGCATACTTACAGGGTAGCTATCAAGAGGCGGCCGATATTATCGATCAACTGGCAGTCGATTATCCCGAAGATCCAAACGTACTGCTGCTGCGTGGCCATATTTATTGCTATGGGCTCCAGCGCTACGATGTCGCTCAGCAGGAATACCAATCTGTCTTAGGTCTCACCTCTGACACACAGTATATGGACTACGCGAACGACGGGTTGGCCTATGCTAGCCAGTTTGTCGGCGAGATGAGCAGCAGCGCAGGAGACGCACGGTTTGATGATATTGATAGCGACTTTTCTGGCACAGTTCAAGAGCCCTTTGAGTCCTATGAAACAGGAACCAATGGCAGTGCAAGTTATGCTGACTCAGACTCAGATGAAGGCTTCAGCTTCGATTCGGTGGATTTTGACTCCCTCGGCAATGCTGGACTAGAAGACGAAGGGGCGATCGCTGATTTTGAATCAGGCGGATTTGATCCGGAGAATGTGCAGGATTTTGCCGATCCCTTTGCAACCGGTGGGGATCCCTTTGGGGCGGGCAGCAGTCCATCAGATTTTGCCGATCCCTTTGGTGGCGACATGGGCGATCGCAGTGACGACACTCACCCCAGCCTAGACGACACCTTCATTCCACCCCACGTGGATAGCTCAGACGATAGCTACTCCAGCGGTAGGATGGACTCCAGCGGCGGTATGCCCTTACCCCAAGGCTCGGATGATGAAACCCTGTTTATGGGATCCGCAGACGACCTCAACGATGATTTTGGGGTAGAGCCATCCTATGACTATGAAGCTCCCCCCTCCGGCTACGGCAACACCCCCGACTACGACGATGAGCGCACCTTTGTTTCCTCAGAAACGGGTGGGTTTACCCTTGGAGACATGGAGGGAAATGACTTTCCTACCAGCGATGATCCCCTAGCATCCGGGCGATCGTCTGGCAGTATGAGCGGCGGCATTGACTTTTTAGATGAGTTTGACGAGTTTGATGATCTGGGCAGCATTCCAGACTTTGACCTAGACGACAACTCATCCGGGCTGACCAGTCCCTCGATCGGTAGCGCTGATTTTGGCCTGTCCAGCAGTGGAACCCCATCATCGATCAGCGGCACAGCCTTTGACTTTGACAGTGGTGAAGATCAGTCCCTCATCCAGGAAGACGAGATTTTTAGCATCGCTGGCAACTCCGAACAGCTACCTACCTTTACAGGAGATAGCCAGGGCGACGAGCCTGAAGTCAGTGTTGAACAGGGGCCCTTCGCCTTTCTAGAAAATGCCCCGATCCCCAGTAAGCGGTTATTGGTATCAGGGTTGACTGGTGCTGCCTCCGCCTTTGCGGTTGCGGTCGCCACCTTTATCACCGCGACGGTCATCCAAGATGCTGATTCCTCTGCCACGGGGCGCTTGCGCATGAGCGGACTCGTGATGGCGCTGGTGGGGGGTGCCACAGGATTCGGCGTATCGATGGTGTTATCGGGCGCGGCCAATAAACCCATTGAGCGATCGGTGGATGATCTGCGCAAGCAGTTTCATTCTGTATCCCAAGGTAACTTCAATGCCCGAGCAACCGTCTATTCCGAAGATGAGTTTGGGCAGTTGGCTAACGGCTTCAACCAAATGGCGCGGGTGATCCTTACCACCACGAGTGAGGCCCAACGCAAAGCAGAAGAGCAAGAACAGGCCAAGGAAGATCTACAACGCCAAGTGATTCGCCTCCTAGATGATGTGGAAGGAGCGGCTCGGGGTGACCTGACCGTCCAGGCTGAGGTGACCGCGGACGTGCTCGGCGCAGTAGCAGATTCCTTTAACCTGACGATCCAAAACCTGCGAGACATTGTGCAGCAAGTGAAGGCAGCCGCCAAACAGGTGAACAAGGGATCGACGGAAAACGAAATTTTCGCGCGATCGCTCTCCTCCGACGCCTTGCGGCAAGCAGAGGAGCTAGCGGTAACCCTCAACTCGGTGCAGGTGATGACCGACTCCATTCAGCGGGTGGCAGAAAGCGCCCGAGAAGCGGAGGAAGTGGCGCGTTCTGCATCAGCAACCGCCTTGAAAGGTGGAGAAGCGGTAGAGCGTACGGTGGCTGGTATTTTGCAAATTCGGGAAACCGTGGCAGAAACCACCCGCAAGGTGAAGCGCCTGGCAGAATCGTCCCAGGAAATTTCCAAAATTGTGGCGTTGATTTCTCAGATCGCCTCTCGAACCAACCTCTTGGCCTTAAACGCCAGTATTGAGGCGGCACGAGCCGGGGAAGCGGGTCGTGGGTTCGCGATTGTGGCAGATGAAGTGCGACAGTTGGCGGATCGGGCAGCTAAAGCCTCGAAAGAGATTGAACAGATCGTGTTGCAAATTCAAAGTGAAACCGGCTCGGTGATGACCGCTATGGAAGAAGGCACCCAGCAGGTGATTGAAGGAACGCGCTTGGCAGAACAGGCCAAGCGGGCTCTTGAGGACATTATTCAGGTGTCGAACCGGATTGATGTGCTCGTGCGATCAATTACCGCCGATACGGTGGAACAAACCGAGACGTCCCGAGCCGTGGCTCAGGTGATGCAATCGGTGGAGCTAACGGCCCAGGAAACCTCCCAAGAAGCCCAGCGGGTGTCTGCCTCGCTGCAAAGTCAGTTGAGTGTGGCGCGAGATCTCCTGAATTCTGTTGAACGATTCCGGGTTGAATAGCAGGACAGAGGCTGGGCCCTAGACCCATTCACCTCGTCCCCGTAGATGCACAGGTTTCTTCGCATCTAGGTCATGTACTACGAGACTCCCCCTGATGTCGATTCAGGGGCGATCGGGTACATTAAAGCCAATAAGTTTTATTCGACTCAGGTCTTCCTCCTCGGGCCACCTCGGCCAACGACGAGGGGAAGCTGAGCGATCGCCACCCTGATTTTCTTGTCACCACCGCCAGATAGTCTAGAGGAACACTGCTATGAGTATGCAGTCTGAACAGCAACAGCGGATCATGGGCTACTTTATTGAGGAGGCCAAGGATCACCTCAATACGATTGAGACGGGTTTGCTGAATCTGCAAACGACCATCGCAGATTCTGAGATGGTTAATGAAGTGTTTCGGGCTGCCCACTCCGTCAAGGGGGGAGCTGCCATGTTGGGGCTGGGTAGCATCCAAAAGACATCCCACCGCCTAGAAGATTATTTCAAAGTATTACGGGAATGCCCCGTTCAAGTTGACCAAAAACTCGAAAGCTTGTTCCTGCGAGTCTTTGACAACCTGCAAGAGCTGATCGACCAACTGCAGGGACCCTTTGGTCTCACGGAAGATAAGTCCGATGAGGTGATGGCTAACGTTGAACCGGTGTTCGCGGCTCTGAATGAGCATCTCAACAACCTGGTGAGTGCCAGTGGTGGAGCCCCTCCGGAAGAAGTTGATCTATCCGTCGGTGCCGTTGCTGCGCCAACCCCAGCCCCTCAGCGCTCAGCCCCCCAAGAGGAAAGCGCGCTACAACTTGTCTTTCAAAGCGATATACCGGTACATCTGCGATCCATGCTGCAACTCTTCAAGCAGCCGGATCAAGCCGACAGCCGCCAAGCACTCCAAGATATGTGTCGCACGCTCTCCCAAGCGGGGGAGCAGTTTGATCTGAATGCCTGGTGCCAGCTTCTCGATCATGCTAGACGAGCGATCGCCCATACAGACAACGCCTACAGAACCCTAGCGCCCATCTTAATTAAGGAGTTAAAGCAAGCTCAAGAGCTGGTACTGACCGGACAGGCGGAGCAGATCACCTGCAGCGATGCTTTGGCCGATCTTGTACCAGCCACCTTGCCAGAGCTAGATCTAGACTTTGGGGAAGAGATCGATATTGACGCCGATCTTGACAGCCTCTTTGCAGACAATGAACCCGCCAATATTACCGAATCGGCAGATCTAGATTTCCTAACAGCACCAGATAACCTACCCTCATCATCTGGCTTTTTGTCCTTTGATGACATGTCTGATCTGAATTTGGGAGACTCATCCTCAACAGACACCAGCGAGGACGATGACTGGTTCACAGAGAATCTCGAACCGAGCGAGATACCTGAACCTTCCGCGTCGATGGCCGCAGATGGGCAACCTGGTGATGGCTTAGATCTCATTGATGCCCTAGACGACGATCCCAATGCTCTCCGTCCCATAGAGCAGGCTGGCCCTGAGGTGGGAGCGGCAGAGCTCAACACCCTGGCAGACTTGTTTGAAGGAGAATCCATTGATCTCGGGTGGCAGG
Above is a window of Candidatus Obscuribacterales bacterium DNA encoding:
- the ccsB gene encoding c-type cytochrome biogenesis protein CcsB, translated to MDLVTLQGWLDNGSFAILFLTMLLYWCGAAFPNIPYLAGLGTLGMAIANLSMAALLTARWVDAGYFPLSNLYESLFFLAWGITAVHLFAEHMSRSRLVGAVTAPVAMGIAAFAALSLPSQMQVSEPLVPALKSNWLMMHVSVMLISYSALMVGALMAIAFLVVTRGQAVELRGSSVGTGAYRDAKFRIRRSGSSPEPETPPTYNAGGGTTAVLEAPTQAAVALSPQRLSLADTLDNISYRIIGLGFPLLTIGIIAGAVWANEAWGSYWSWDPKETWALITWLVFAAYLHARITRGWQGRRPAILAASGFLVVWICYLGVNILGKGLHSYGWFF
- the tilS gene encoding tRNA lysidine(34) synthetase TilS encodes the protein MGLNPPWTILHARLHQTLRDRSLLPAGDRCLVAVSGGQDSLCLIRLLLDLQPKWGWEIAIAHCNHGWRTDADENAAHVQALAHQWQVAYHGVATSTLAPTEAAARTWRYGQLTAIAQEHHYTQVVTGHTASDRAETLLYNLVRGAGMDGLQALAWCRPLSDRIQLVRPLLAMTRKDTARFCHEQDLPIWQDSSNSDLHYARNRIRHTLLPLLIEQVNAQAEGHLAQTAELLRADVEYLSHLAEQLWQQAREAHEQGRSPRLNRTALQASPLALQRRVMRLHLQTLSIPAPSYQQVEKLVALIHAPNRSQTDPLPGGAIARVEHPWIVITSDTPP
- the hmpF gene encoding pilus motility taxis protein HmpF; translated protein: MLYLAEVQKQKSGFMGGGGKAEFKLIACQRSEQSWSACDETIPAPDDITYNAGAIVMVELTGAKQVRRHFEAGRQLVSILQNFSKLQEKSKTQEEEIEQWKQSLTYQSQELNRREMEMEARQEQLQQMEEDFERLDQQRQEIEDTRQEVESLREEFERKSQELEGAWAHLNGEVRRFEERQAEQQQSATLDDEKATTLRALLDQISGAVAPTESVREQLHQSFEILDRQQQTLQHHWQGLEGSRTAAQQRQSELEQQAQTIRDAWQAWYDAQESLENLKAELRLQQQALSLKQDYVKALEAQIKAQADLHRNVCFLADGSDSITIGVSIDLQALEAMSLDDLQRITQDLESELEKNSKFVNSQEEELTYKQEEIDEIKRRIDEANDFDRLQLENELKDEQDGYEMLNETLVGQRRNLREREAILKQHKSILARRQGHAVGEGEPGEIDLKPVLNQIEAHRQAMQDELSQVQTMIQQIHSQIEQLQTQVDQQTSHQIAQREEVRQLEAHLSDQRAAVAELWGKVYLYEELLQPTQDGYDSLRQTIQSIGDLMSQFQEASDYQLQGITEMQQMIEQLTSQSAELAAS
- a CDS encoding response regulator; translation: MQGKLNEIDIRSIMQLIELGQRTGELFVEAYGTTASGTSEPSPKKICAQSWFVFFQNGQIIYAGDSAGRSRLRDYLRRYDLEHLIDTIGISAIATLNAPEYGHVWALLERQALTPAQGRSIVQSMIRETLFDLLSLHQGSFTFEISPPLSPQLTTIEVSSILADTIKQIQEWKQFSPHIQSPDQCPTIIELEQLRTALKPQTLRLLTTWVDGKTSIRQMARYLNRDILHVARAIYPYVKRGFVQINPPVAGKTKQGELSLPDDRHVPRIVCIDDSATIRKAVEFILNHQGYEATGISNPIKALSLVFQLKPDLILCDIAMPELDGYEICAMLRKSTAFRQTPIVMLTGKDGFIDRVKARIVEATDYLTKPFGASELTTIVEKYVGFGQPDRPDPQELLAEAVEDELDIDLTQSASAPSRP
- a CDS encoding response regulator, which codes for MSTVLVVEDSVTQREMITDLLKGSGLNVTIASDGVEALEQIQGHRPDLVVLDIVMPRMNGYEVCRRLKADPKTQDVPVVMCSSKGEEFDRYWGMKQGADAYIAKPFQPTELVGTVKQLLRG
- a CDS encoding chemotaxis protein CheW, which encodes MISNPDFLTGRGQDQDQVPEFQELESPEGELHLKFYVTSGDEFALPAIGIREVISTSPDRITPIPNVSPLLLGTLNVRGRVIWVADLGQFLGDSAPLSTDRSEIHVIAVEDQDTMLGLAVDKIIGMDWLDIDEVQMPTNVPDSMAPFLRGEWMTEGDSNRLLRLLDQIAILRSARWAA
- a CDS encoding methyl-accepting chemotaxis protein — encoded protein: MGSGTDYAQAYQRAERAYLQGSYQEAADIIDQLAVDYPEDPNVLLLRGHIYCYGLQRYDVAQQEYQSVLGLTSDTQYMDYANDGLAYASQFVGEMSSSAGDARFDDIDSDFSGTVQEPFESYETGTNGSASYADSDSDEGFSFDSVDFDSLGNAGLEDEGAIADFESGGFDPENVQDFADPFATGGDPFGAGSSPSDFADPFGGDMGDRSDDTHPSLDDTFIPPHVDSSDDSYSSGRMDSSGGMPLPQGSDDETLFMGSADDLNDDFGVEPSYDYEAPPSGYGNTPDYDDERTFVSSETGGFTLGDMEGNDFPTSDDPLASGRSSGSMSGGIDFLDEFDEFDDLGSIPDFDLDDNSSGLTSPSIGSADFGLSSSGTPSSISGTAFDFDSGEDQSLIQEDEIFSIAGNSEQLPTFTGDSQGDEPEVSVEQGPFAFLENAPIPSKRLLVSGLTGAASAFAVAVATFITATVIQDADSSATGRLRMSGLVMALVGGATGFGVSMVLSGAANKPIERSVDDLRKQFHSVSQGNFNARATVYSEDEFGQLANGFNQMARVILTTTSEAQRKAEEQEQAKEDLQRQVIRLLDDVEGAARGDLTVQAEVTADVLGAVADSFNLTIQNLRDIVQQVKAAAKQVNKGSTENEIFARSLSSDALRQAEELAVTLNSVQVMTDSIQRVAESAREAEEVARSASATALKGGEAVERTVAGILQIRETVAETTRKVKRLAESSQEISKIVALISQIASRTNLLALNASIEAARAGEAGRGFAIVADEVRQLADRAAKASKEIEQIVLQIQSETGSVMTAMEEGTQQVIEGTRLAEQAKRALEDIIQVSNRIDVLVRSITADTVEQTETSRAVAQVMQSVELTAQETSQEAQRVSASLQSQLSVARDLLNSVERFRVE